The following are encoded together in the Zingiber officinale cultivar Zhangliang chromosome 8A, Zo_v1.1, whole genome shotgun sequence genome:
- the LOC122012627 gene encoding autophagy-related protein 8i-like has product MKHIRPFKQEFTFEERLQESKEMVAKYPDRVPVIVEKFSGSNLPELEKKKYLVPRDMSVGQFIHVLSRRLRLAAGKALFVFVNNTLPQTAAIMDSMYESYKDEDGFLYMCYSSEKTFG; this is encoded by the exons ATGAAGCACATCAGGCCTTTCAAACAAGAATTTACCTTCG AGGAGCGGCTCCAGGAATCCAAGGAAATGGTCGCCAAGTATCCCGATCGAGTTCCG GTTATTGTGGAGAAGTTTTCCGGGAGCAATCTTCCGGAGTTGGAGAAGAAAAA ATATTTGGTTCCTCGAGATATGTCAGTTGGGCAGTTCATTCACGTGTTAAGTAGGAGGCTGCGTCTTGCGGCTGGGAAAGCACTTTTTGTGTTTGTTAATAATACTTTGCCTCAAACAG CTGCCATCATGGATTCGATGTATGAATCATACAAAGATGAAGATGGGTTTCTTTACATGTGCTACAGCAGTGAGAAAACATTTGGATAA
- the LOC122012293 gene encoding S-adenosylmethionine synthase 1-like has protein sequence MGDTFLFTSESVNEGHPDKLCDQISDAVLDACLELDPDSKVACETCTKTNMVMVFGEITTKGSIDYEKIVRRTCRSIGFTSNEVGLNADHCQVLVNIEQQSPDIAQGVHGHFTKRPEEIGAGDQGHMFGYATDETPELMPLSHVLATKLGARLTEVRKNGTCSWLRPDGKTQVTVEYRNDHGAMVPLRVHTVLISTQHDETVTNDEIAADLKKHVIKPVIPEQYLDEKSIFHLNPSGRFVIGGPHGDAGLTGRKIIIDTYGGWGAHGGGAFSGKDPTKVDRSGAYIARQAAKSIVASGLARRCIVQISYAIGVPEPLSVFVDTYGTGKISDKEILKLVKENFDFRPGMIIINLDLKRGGGGRFLKTAAYGHFGRDDPDFTWEVVKPLAWEKPDVN, from the coding sequence ATGGGGGACACCTTCCTTTTCACCTCTGAATCTGTCAATGAAGGACACCCAGACAAGCTTTGTGATCAGATTTCTGATGCAGTTCTTGATGCCTGTCTTGAACTAGACCCTGACAGCAAGGTTGCTTGTGAGACATGCACTAAGACTAACATGGTCATGGTTTTTGGTGAGATCACCACCAAGGGCAGCATTGATTATGAGAAGATTGTCCGCAGGACTTGCCGCTCAATTGGTTTTACGTCCAATGAGGTAGGGCTCAATGCTGATCACTGCCAGGTGCTTGTAAACATCGAGCAGCAGTCTCCTGACATTGCCCAAGGTGTTCATGGGCACTTCACTAAGCGCCCCGAGGAGATAGGAGCTGGTGACCAGGGACACATGTTTGGCTATGCAACAGACGAGACTCCTGAGCTGATGCCTTTGAGCCATGTCCTTGCTACTAAGCTTGGTGCACGCCTCACTGAAGTCCGCAAAAATGGGACTTGCTCCTGGTTGAGACCTGATGGTAAAACCCAAGTCACAGTCGAGTACCGCAATGATCATGGAGCTATGGTTCCTCTCCGTGTCCACACTGTCCTCATCTCCACCCAGCATGATGAAACTGTCACTAACGATGAGATTGCTGCTGACCTCAAGAAGCACGTCATCAAACCTGTCATCCCTGAGCAATATTTAGATGAAAAGTCTATTTTCCACCTCAATCCCTCAGGTCGCTTTGTGATCGGTGGGCCTCATGGAGATGCTGGCCTTACTGGTCGTAAGATCATCATCGACACATACGGTGGTTGGGGAGCCCATGGTGGTGGCGCCTTCTCTGGCAAGGACCCAACCAAGGTTGACCGCAGCGGTGCTTACATTGCAAGGCAGGCAGCTAAGAGCATTGTGGCCAGCGGACTAGCTCGTCGTTGCATCGTCCAAATCTCTTACGCAATTGGTGTCCCTGAACCTCTATCTGTGTTTGTTGACACTTATGGCACTGGGAAGATCTCTGATAAGGAGATACTGAAGCTTGTGAAGGAGAATTTTGATTTCAGGCCTGGGATGATTATCATTAACCTGGACTTGAAGAGAGGTGGCGGTGGCAGGTTCCTCAAGACTGCAGCGTACGGTCACTTTGGCAGGGATGATCCTGACTTCACCTGGGAGGTAGTTAAGCCCCTCGCATGGGAGAAGCCAGACGTTAATTAG
- the LOC122012295 gene encoding pto-interacting protein 1-like isoform X2, translating into MCFSCFRKPDVLPSYHEGPSANAVGQGPHHTPNFTPNNAQPIRVQRIEVPSIPVDEIREITKNFSNSALIGEGSYARVFFGTLKDGKQSIIKKLDDTKQPNQEFLAQVSMVSRLQHENVVALLGYCMDEGSLRVLAYEYASMGSLHDILHGRKGVEGAKPDTILPWAERVKIAVGAAKGLEYLHEKAQPRVIHRDIKSSNVLLFEDYVAKIGDFDISNQSPDMAARLQSTRVLGTFGYHAPEFAMTGHLTSKSDVYSFGVVLLELLTGRKPVDPSLPRGQQSLVTWATQRLTEDKVHQIVDQKLGRDYPQKSIAKYAAVAALCMQYEAELRPNMSIVVKALQPLLNSKNGYPGGASRF; encoded by the exons ATGTGCTTCAGTTGTTTTAGGAAGCCCGACGTCCTACCTTCTTATCATGAGGGACCATCTGCTAATGCAGTAG GACAGGGTCCTCATCATACTCCAAACTTTACTCCTAACAATGCCCAACCTATTAGAGTCCAGCGAATTGAAGTTCCTTCCATTCCTGTAGATGAAATAAGGGAAATCACAAAGAATTTCAGCAATTCAGCTTTGATCGGAGAGGGTTCGTATGCTAGAGTTTTCTTTGGTACCTTGAAAGATGGCAAACAATCTATCATCAAAAAGTTGGATGATACTAAGCAGCCTAACCAAGAATTTTTAGCCCAG GTATCTATGGTGTCCAGGTTGCAACATGAGAATGTGGTGGCGCTTCTGGGTTACTGCATGGATGAAGGAAGTTTACGTGTTCTTGCGTATGAATATGCTTCCATGGGATCCCTTCATGATATCCTACATG GGCGAAAGGGTGTTGAAGGGGCAAAGCCAGACACAATTTTGCCATGGGCAGAGCGAGTTAAGATTGCCGTGGGGGCTGCAAAAGGACTTGAATACCTGCATGAGAAAGCACAACCTCGAGTCATTCATCGTGATATCAAGTCCAGCAATGTACTTCTGTTTGAGGATTATGTGGCAAAAATAGGGGACTTTGATATATCCAACCAGAGTCCTGATATGGCAGCACGCCTGCAGTCCACCAGAGTTCTTGGAACTTTTGGTTATCATGCTCCTGA GTTCGCCATGACAGGACACCTTACATCCAAGAGCGATGTCTACAGCTTTGGTGTTGTTCTCTTAGAGCTTTTAACTGGACGAAAACCTGTGGATCCGAGTTTGCCACGAGGACAGCAGAGTCTTGTGACATGG GCAACACAAAGGCTAACTGAAGATAAAGTCCACCAAATCGTAGATCAAAAACTAGGAAGAGACTACCCTCAGAAATCTATTGCAAAG TATGCTGCCGTAGCTGCTTTGTGCATGCAGTATGAAGCTGAACTCCGCCCAAACATGAGCATCGTTGTGAAAGCTCTCCAGCCTCTATTGAATTCTAAAAATGGTTACCCTGGCGGTGCATCGAGATTCTAA
- the LOC122012295 gene encoding pto-interacting protein 1-like isoform X1, whose product MCFSCFRKPDVLPSYHEGPSANAVGQGPHHTPNFTPNNAQPIRVQRIEVPSIPVDEIREITKNFSNSALIGEGSYARVFFGTLKDGKQSIIKKLDDTKQPNQEFLAQVSMVSRLQHENVVALLGYCMDEGSLRVLAYEYASMGSLHDILHGRKGVEGAKPDTILPWAERVKIAVGAAKGLEYLHEKAQPRVIHRDIKSSNVLLFEDYVAKIGDFDISNQSPDMAARLQSTRVLGTFGYHAPEFAMTGHLTSKSDVYSFGVVLLELLTGRKPVDPSLPRGQQSLVTWVSTLPAGFPLFFKRKNGILDSKFDHLQATQRLTEDKVHQIVDQKLGRDYPQKSIAKYAAVAALCMQYEAELRPNMSIVVKALQPLLNSKNGYPGGASRF is encoded by the exons ATGTGCTTCAGTTGTTTTAGGAAGCCCGACGTCCTACCTTCTTATCATGAGGGACCATCTGCTAATGCAGTAG GACAGGGTCCTCATCATACTCCAAACTTTACTCCTAACAATGCCCAACCTATTAGAGTCCAGCGAATTGAAGTTCCTTCCATTCCTGTAGATGAAATAAGGGAAATCACAAAGAATTTCAGCAATTCAGCTTTGATCGGAGAGGGTTCGTATGCTAGAGTTTTCTTTGGTACCTTGAAAGATGGCAAACAATCTATCATCAAAAAGTTGGATGATACTAAGCAGCCTAACCAAGAATTTTTAGCCCAG GTATCTATGGTGTCCAGGTTGCAACATGAGAATGTGGTGGCGCTTCTGGGTTACTGCATGGATGAAGGAAGTTTACGTGTTCTTGCGTATGAATATGCTTCCATGGGATCCCTTCATGATATCCTACATG GGCGAAAGGGTGTTGAAGGGGCAAAGCCAGACACAATTTTGCCATGGGCAGAGCGAGTTAAGATTGCCGTGGGGGCTGCAAAAGGACTTGAATACCTGCATGAGAAAGCACAACCTCGAGTCATTCATCGTGATATCAAGTCCAGCAATGTACTTCTGTTTGAGGATTATGTGGCAAAAATAGGGGACTTTGATATATCCAACCAGAGTCCTGATATGGCAGCACGCCTGCAGTCCACCAGAGTTCTTGGAACTTTTGGTTATCATGCTCCTGA GTTCGCCATGACAGGACACCTTACATCCAAGAGCGATGTCTACAGCTTTGGTGTTGTTCTCTTAGAGCTTTTAACTGGACGAAAACCTGTGGATCCGAGTTTGCCACGAGGACAGCAGAGTCTTGTGACATGGGTATCAACACTACCTGCTGGCTTCCCTCTCTTTTTTAAAAGGAAAAATGGAATTCTTGACTCCAAATTTGATCATTTGCAGGCAACACAAAGGCTAACTGAAGATAAAGTCCACCAAATCGTAGATCAAAAACTAGGAAGAGACTACCCTCAGAAATCTATTGCAAAG TATGCTGCCGTAGCTGCTTTGTGCATGCAGTATGAAGCTGAACTCCGCCCAAACATGAGCATCGTTGTGAAAGCTCTCCAGCCTCTATTGAATTCTAAAAATGGTTACCCTGGCGGTGCATCGAGATTCTAA
- the LOC122012295 gene encoding pto-interacting protein 1-like isoform X3, whose translation MVSRLQHENVVALLGYCMDEGSLRVLAYEYASMGSLHDILHGRKGVEGAKPDTILPWAERVKIAVGAAKGLEYLHEKAQPRVIHRDIKSSNVLLFEDYVAKIGDFDISNQSPDMAARLQSTRVLGTFGYHAPEFAMTGHLTSKSDVYSFGVVLLELLTGRKPVDPSLPRGQQSLVTWATQRLTEDKVHQIVDQKLGRDYPQKSIAKYAAVAALCMQYEAELRPNMSIVVKALQPLLNSKNGYPGGASRF comes from the exons ATGGTGTCCAGGTTGCAACATGAGAATGTGGTGGCGCTTCTGGGTTACTGCATGGATGAAGGAAGTTTACGTGTTCTTGCGTATGAATATGCTTCCATGGGATCCCTTCATGATATCCTACATG GGCGAAAGGGTGTTGAAGGGGCAAAGCCAGACACAATTTTGCCATGGGCAGAGCGAGTTAAGATTGCCGTGGGGGCTGCAAAAGGACTTGAATACCTGCATGAGAAAGCACAACCTCGAGTCATTCATCGTGATATCAAGTCCAGCAATGTACTTCTGTTTGAGGATTATGTGGCAAAAATAGGGGACTTTGATATATCCAACCAGAGTCCTGATATGGCAGCACGCCTGCAGTCCACCAGAGTTCTTGGAACTTTTGGTTATCATGCTCCTGA GTTCGCCATGACAGGACACCTTACATCCAAGAGCGATGTCTACAGCTTTGGTGTTGTTCTCTTAGAGCTTTTAACTGGACGAAAACCTGTGGATCCGAGTTTGCCACGAGGACAGCAGAGTCTTGTGACATGG GCAACACAAAGGCTAACTGAAGATAAAGTCCACCAAATCGTAGATCAAAAACTAGGAAGAGACTACCCTCAGAAATCTATTGCAAAG TATGCTGCCGTAGCTGCTTTGTGCATGCAGTATGAAGCTGAACTCCGCCCAAACATGAGCATCGTTGTGAAAGCTCTCCAGCCTCTATTGAATTCTAAAAATGGTTACCCTGGCGGTGCATCGAGATTCTAA
- the LOC122012296 gene encoding uncharacterized protein LOC122012296 isoform X1 produces the protein MEFLRENWITLFKIEIDGSKEATIPKNRIREALKLFLVQNICKPSFLKSLLVPAIYVRATLVYNNCRCQQSPTHSLQTWQEEEGLWDAKENSNAGASLQLLMNTIAMRLQKQEFLIRILSENLM, from the exons ATGGAGTTCCTTCGGGAAAACTGGATTACTCTTTTCAAGATTGAGATCGATGGCTCCAAG GAAGCCACTATTCCAAAAAATCGGATTCGGGAGGCCCTAAAATTGTTCTTAGTACAAAACATTTGCAAACCAAGTTTCCTTAAATCATTATTAGTTCCTGCTATCTATGTTCGTGCCACTCTAGTATATAATAACTGCAGATGTCAGCAATCACCCACTCATTCATTGCAAACGTGGCAAG AAGAGGAAGGGTTGTGGGATGCCAAAGAAAACTCCAACGCTGGTGCATCGCTTCAACTATTGATGAATACAATTGCTATGCGGCTGCAAAAGCAAGAGTTTCTGATCAGAATTTTATCAGAGAATTTGATGTAA
- the LOC122012296 gene encoding uncharacterized protein LOC122012296 isoform X2: MEFLRENWITLFKIEIDGSKEATIPKNRIREALKLFLVQNICKPSFLKSLLVPAIYVRATLVYNNCRCQQSPTHSLQTWQA; the protein is encoded by the exons ATGGAGTTCCTTCGGGAAAACTGGATTACTCTTTTCAAGATTGAGATCGATGGCTCCAAG GAAGCCACTATTCCAAAAAATCGGATTCGGGAGGCCCTAAAATTGTTCTTAGTACAAAACATTTGCAAACCAAGTTTCCTTAAATCATTATTAGTTCCTGCTATCTATGTTCGTGCCACTCTAGTATATAATAACTGCAGATGTCAGCAATCACCCACTCATTCATTGCAAACGTGGCAAG CATAG